One window from the genome of Pseudonocardia hierapolitana encodes:
- a CDS encoding nucleotide triphosphate diphosphatase NUDT15 has protein sequence MTRVQVGVGAVVRDGGRILVLRRAGAHGAGTWGLPGGHQEFGESPEGTAVRETLEETGLVVRPTVRLGFTDDPMPEIGRHYVTLFIGCARLDGEPQLREPEKATALAWLTPDELRARRTQLFDPLGRCLDAGLLEKPA, from the coding sequence GGTGCGCGACGGCGGGCGGATCCTCGTGCTGCGTCGGGCGGGCGCCCACGGAGCGGGCACGTGGGGACTTCCCGGCGGGCACCAGGAGTTCGGCGAGTCGCCGGAAGGCACCGCGGTGCGCGAGACCCTCGAGGAGACCGGCCTCGTCGTGCGGCCGACGGTCCGGCTCGGCTTCACCGACGACCCGATGCCCGAGATCGGCCGGCACTACGTCACGCTCTTCATCGGCTGCGCCCGGCTGGACGGCGAGCCGCAGCTGCGCGAACCGGAGAAGGCCACCGCGCTGGCCTGGCTCACCCCCGACGAGCTGCGCGCCCGACGCACCCAGCTGTTCGACCCGCTCGGCCGCTGCCTCGACGCGGGTCTCCTCGAGAAACCGGCTTGA
- a CDS encoding arylamine N-acetyltransferase family protein, with amino-acid sequence MDVAAYLTRIGAARPAAPTSSSLTALHRAHVRSVPFEDYDIHTGVTISLEPDALERKIVHRRRGGYCYELNGLFGTLLRELGFAVTLVAAFSLDDDGARGPDLDHLRLLVDAVDGSWIVDVGNGARWPEPVPRRPGVHGRVQVYSDGGVWWTTERRGDGRWERGWAWTPQPQDLADFAERNRYQQYDPGSDFVGRRFAALATPTGRISLVNGVFSELAHGTRTERELSPAEEWALLADRFGIVLDRPWAERVPQLASC; translated from the coding sequence ATGGACGTCGCCGCCTACCTCACGCGGATCGGGGCCGCCCGCCCGGCCGCTCCCACGAGCTCCTCGCTCACCGCTCTGCACCGGGCGCACGTGCGGTCCGTGCCCTTCGAGGACTACGACATCCACACGGGGGTCACGATCTCGCTGGAGCCGGACGCGCTGGAACGCAAGATCGTCCACCGCCGCCGCGGCGGGTACTGCTACGAGCTGAACGGGCTGTTCGGAACGCTGCTGCGGGAGCTGGGCTTCGCGGTCACGCTCGTCGCGGCGTTCTCGCTGGACGACGACGGCGCCCGCGGCCCCGATCTCGACCACCTGCGGCTGCTCGTGGACGCCGTCGACGGCAGCTGGATCGTCGACGTCGGCAACGGCGCGCGGTGGCCGGAGCCGGTGCCGCGACGGCCGGGCGTGCACGGCCGGGTGCAGGTGTACAGCGACGGCGGCGTCTGGTGGACCACGGAGCGCCGGGGCGACGGGCGGTGGGAACGGGGCTGGGCGTGGACGCCGCAGCCGCAGGACCTGGCCGACTTCGCCGAGCGCAACCGCTACCAGCAGTACGACCCGGGTTCGGACTTCGTCGGGAGGCGGTTCGCCGCGCTGGCGACCCCGACCGGTCGGATCTCGCTGGTGAACGGCGTCTTCTCGGAGCTCGCCCACGGAACCCGGACCGAGCGGGAGCTGTCCCCTGCCGAGGAATGGGCGCTGCTCGCCGACCGGTTCGGGATCGTGCTGGACCGCCCGTGGGCCGAGCGCGTTCCCCAGCTCGCGAGCTGCTGA
- the mftG gene encoding mycofactocin dehydrogenase MftG encodes MYDVVVVGAGSAGCALAGRLADDAGRRVLLLEAGPVAAPPDWLDGARTGHPLNWSYAAELRAGHTVSVPRGRVVGGSSVINGANWVRATPADVAGWGVPGWSWADLLAHYVRSEHDLDLPHAPGHGDRGPVPVRRPAGPLLHPVAERFLAAAQRLGHPMEPDKNAGGPPGAGLVPSNAGDGVRTSAASAYLVGHPNLTVQADAPVARVLLDGDRARGVALLDGTIVEAGEVVLAAGGVATPHLLMLSGIGPADELRAAGVPVVRDLPVGQGFSDHPAVFVPFTTTDPPAHPHTPGSQAALDWDAGADPGGDVEVLAFVRPFAPAGELHLMCMVANPESRGAVGLTSPDPRVPPRIDYRYLRTEHDRRLLRHAIRTAAELLRAGVGTRVAPAGDVLGNDRELDAWIGTHLATAVHMSGTAAIGPVVDPQLRVHGITGLRVADTSVLPIAPRRGTAATAVAVGEKAAQLVA; translated from the coding sequence GTGTACGACGTGGTCGTGGTGGGCGCCGGTTCGGCCGGCTGCGCCCTCGCGGGCCGGCTCGCCGACGACGCGGGGCGGCGGGTGCTGCTGCTTGAGGCCGGGCCGGTCGCGGCGCCACCCGACTGGCTCGACGGGGCGCGGACGGGCCACCCGCTGAACTGGTCCTACGCCGCGGAGCTGCGGGCAGGCCACACCGTCAGCGTGCCGCGCGGCCGGGTGGTCGGCGGGTCGAGCGTGATCAACGGCGCCAACTGGGTGCGCGCCACCCCCGCCGACGTCGCAGGCTGGGGGGTGCCCGGGTGGTCGTGGGCCGACCTCCTGGCGCACTACGTCCGCTCCGAGCACGACCTGGACCTCCCGCACGCGCCCGGCCACGGCGACCGCGGCCCCGTGCCCGTCCGCCGCCCGGCCGGGCCGTTGCTGCACCCGGTGGCCGAGCGGTTCCTGGCGGCCGCGCAGCGGCTCGGTCACCCGATGGAGCCCGACAAGAACGCAGGCGGTCCACCCGGAGCCGGACTGGTGCCGAGCAACGCCGGGGACGGGGTGCGCACCAGCGCCGCGAGCGCCTACCTCGTCGGCCACCCGAACCTGACCGTGCAGGCCGACGCCCCGGTGGCCCGCGTGCTCCTCGACGGCGACCGGGCCAGGGGCGTCGCCCTGCTCGACGGCACGATCGTCGAGGCGGGTGAGGTCGTGCTCGCCGCGGGCGGCGTCGCCACCCCCCACCTGCTGATGCTCTCCGGGATCGGCCCTGCCGACGAGCTGCGCGCCGCGGGCGTACCGGTCGTGCGCGACCTGCCGGTCGGGCAGGGCTTCAGCGACCATCCCGCGGTGTTCGTCCCCTTCACCACCACCGACCCGCCCGCCCACCCACACACCCCGGGCAGCCAGGCGGCGCTCGACTGGGACGCGGGCGCCGACCCGGGAGGCGACGTCGAGGTGCTCGCCTTCGTCCGTCCTTTCGCGCCCGCGGGCGAGCTGCACCTCATGTGCATGGTGGCGAATCCCGAGAGCCGCGGCGCGGTCGGCCTCACCTCGCCCGACCCGCGCGTCCCGCCCCGGATCGACTACCGGTACCTGCGCACCGAGCACGACCGCCGCCTGCTCCGCCACGCCATCCGCACGGCCGCCGAGCTGCTGCGCGCCGGCGTCGGCACGCGCGTCGCGCCCGCCGGCGACGTCCTGGGCAACGACCGCGAGCTCGACGCGTGGATCGGCACCCACCTGGCCACGGCGGTGCACATGTCCGGGACCGCCGCGATCGGGCCGGTGGTGGACCCGCAGCTGCGCGTCCACGGGATCACCGGGCTGCGGGTGGCCGACACGTCGGTGCTGCCGATCGCGCCCCGGCGCGGTACGGCGGCCACGGCCGTCGCGGTCGGGGAGAAGGCGGCGCAGCTCGTCGCGTGA